The Bacillus sp. FJAT-27916 genomic interval GGCCGATCGCGTAATGGTCATGTATGCGGGAAAGATCATTGAAACAGGAACAGTCGATGAAATCTTCTCTGAGCCGAGGCATCCATATACATATGGATTATTGGCATCGATGCCAAGTTTGCATGAAGAGGCGGGGGCATTATTTTCAATACCAGGAAGTCCGCCGGATTTATCAGCCTTGCCGAAGGGAGACCCATTCGCGCCGAGGAACAGACTTGCTTTAGAGGTTGATTTTGAGATGGAGCCGCCAGCCTTTCAATTGTCAGAAACCCATTATGCTTCCACATGGCTGTTGCACCCAGATGCCCCGAAGCTCGATCTCACGGGAAGTATGGGACAAAAACAAAAGGAGAAGGCGAAAAATGAAGCAGTAAAGGATAAGAGACAATCGACTGAAAAGGTTCTTGAGCTAAGCAATGTCAGCAAGATTTTTAAAATTGGCAGGGGCAAGCTTCTTCATGCGGTAAATGGAATAAGCCTTGATGTGTATAAGGGAGAGACCGTTGGGATTGTCGGCGAGTCCGGCAGTGGAAAATCGACCTTGGGCAGGACAATCATTGGATTACTGCAGGCAGATGGAGGGAGTATTAAATTCAGGGGAAAGGATTTCCAGAATATTAAGTCCAATGATGATTGGCAAGCGGCTAAGCGGAATATGCAGATGATATTTCAAGACCCCTATTCATCCTTAAACCCACGATTAACCGTTAGTGATATTATCGGTGAGGGGATTGATATTCACCGCTTATTTAAGAGCAGGAACGAGCGGAATAAAGAGATAGTTGAATTGCTTGAAACGGTGGGACTAAGCAGGAAGCATGCGAGTCGTTATCCGCATGAGTTTAGCGGCGGACAACGCCAACGGATTGGGATTGCCCGCGCTTTGGCTGTTAATCCAAGCTTAATCATTGCGGATGAGCCAATTTCTGCCTTGGATGTCTCCATACAAGCACAAGTAGTAAACCTGCTTAAGTCGATTCAGGAGGAGCGGGAATTAACCTTCCTGTTCATCGCACATGATTTATCGATGGTGAAATACATTAGCGATCGGATTGGTGTTATGTATAAGGGTCAGATAGTTGAATTAGCCAAGAGCAGTGAGTTATATAAAAACCCTCTCCATCCTTATACAAAGGCTCTATTATCTGCTAATCCTATTCCGGATCCAGCGGTTGAGAGACAAAGGGAAAGGATTGTCTTTCAGGAAGCGGAATATAACCAAGAAAGGGAACGAGTATTTCGCGAAGTCGGGGATGACCACTGGATTTTATGCTCAGAGAAGGAATTTGAGAATGTAAGAAAATATGAATCAATTACCAAAGGCATGAAATAGTCTTTCCTCTGGAGGGATGAGGATGAATAGAAAAGGGAGATACATACTTGTTCTCGTTACAGCTATTGGTTGTTCGCTTTTACTTACCTTTAAGCAATCAGAGCCGCTTTGGATTGGTTTTGTGAACAGTCTGTTTTTTGTCGCCTTAGCTATTTTTTGTTTTGGCATAATAGGCTTATTGCTTCAAAAAGGAGCCTATCATCTGACAATTACGAGCTTTAGGAGATTTTTTAAGCATTCTGGGAAATTAGGAGAATACATTTTAGAAAGAGATGAAGGGGAGATGCAAAACCATAAAACGTCCCAACTGCTATTCCCGCAAATATTAGTCAATTCAGGAGGATGTCTTCTACTTTTGTCCTGCTTGGCTTCTATTTATTTTCTTGGATAAGATTGTATAAAAAGGGGGTGCTTCCGGCATGGAGCACCCCTTTCATGACGAATTACTTAATTAATCTTGACCCATTTATACGTTTTATTGCCGCCATATGGGTGGTCAGCAATGCCTTTGACATTCGTCTTCGTTAAGGTGGTCTTTCCTGCTTGGAACATTGGAGAAACTGCGGCATTCTCTTCAATGAGAATTCGCTCAGCTTCCTGTAAATTACCCCAACGCTTGGCAATATCCGTTTCCTTATAAGCTGCGTCAATCAGCTGGTCAAATTCCTTGTTGGAGAAATTCATCCAGTTATAAGGGTTATTTGTGTGGAAGATTTCCAGAAACGAAATCGGGTCATGATAATCCGGGCTCCATCCGCTATACGATAATTCGTAATCTTGTTTTGCCTCTAGGTCTAGCTTCTGTTTGGACGGCTGCTGGTTTACGTTGA includes:
- a CDS encoding ABC transporter ATP-binding protein, which gives rise to MEKILEVNNLHVSFRTDYGKVHAVRGVSFHVHKGETIAIVGESGSGKSVTSKAIMRLIKEPAGKIEAGEILFEGRNLLSLSKREMKKVQGSKISMIFQDPMSSLNPTMTIGAQIGEGLVAHQNYKKSESRKRVIELLELVGISEPHIRYKHYPHQFSGGMRQRAAIAMALACNPKILIADEPTTALDVTVQAQILELLKDIQKKLGTSIIFITHDFGVVANMADRVMVMYAGKIIETGTVDEIFSEPRHPYTYGLLASMPSLHEEAGALFSIPGSPPDLSALPKGDPFAPRNRLALEVDFEMEPPAFQLSETHYASTWLLHPDAPKLDLTGSMGQKQKEKAKNEAVKDKRQSTEKVLELSNVSKIFKIGRGKLLHAVNGISLDVYKGETVGIVGESGSGKSTLGRTIIGLLQADGGSIKFRGKDFQNIKSNDDWQAAKRNMQMIFQDPYSSLNPRLTVSDIIGEGIDIHRLFKSRNERNKEIVELLETVGLSRKHASRYPHEFSGGQRQRIGIARALAVNPSLIIADEPISALDVSIQAQVVNLLKSIQEERELTFLFIAHDLSMVKYISDRIGVMYKGQIVELAKSSELYKNPLHPYTKALLSANPIPDPAVERQRERIVFQEAEYNQERERVFREVGDDHWILCSEKEFENVRKYESITKGMK
- a CDS encoding DUF3899 domain-containing protein; its protein translation is MNRKGRYILVLVTAIGCSLLLTFKQSEPLWIGFVNSLFFVALAIFCFGIIGLLLQKGAYHLTITSFRRFFKHSGKLGEYILERDEGEMQNHKTSQLLFPQILVNSGGCLLLLSCLASIYFLG